The bacterium region CGGTCGCGGCCACATCCGACGGCGCAAGCGTGCAACTAGCCGAAATGGCGGTAAGTAAATCATCAAGAACAACCGTGTTCTTGGGTTTGACCCTGGCTGAATAAGAGGCAGGGGTTGTGAGTTTATTAAGAGTTACTTCGTAGTCGATGCTCATGGAAACCTCCTGAAGTGTTACTCTTATTATTGGTCGCTAATAGCTCGTCGCTTTAGAGCAAGCGTGGAGATATTATGTCAGTCTGATATCGTTAACTTTGGCGTGAAGCTGCGGGGCTAGGGGATGATGCCTCTAAAATGCGAAAAGGCTCGGAACTTAGTGTTCCGAGCCTTTGTTATTGCGTGAATAAGCGTGACTTACTTGTTACCCGAGACCAGACCGGTGCTGGTTAAGAAGTCGTAGCTGTCCTTGACGGCTTGCCACATGTCGGTGGCGCATTCGTCTAGTTCAACAACGGCCCACTTGGTGACGTTGGGGTCGGCAGCTTTAAGGCAGTCGACGATGGGAACTTTACCCTTGCCAACGGCAGTATGGGGGATGTTACGTTCGAGTGTTCCGTCCTTGATGTGAAGAAGGTCTAAGTCCTTCTTATTCCTTGCGATGAACGCAGGAACATCGACGAGGCCGAAGTTACAGGCCCAGTAGATATCAAGCTCACTGAATGCGTCTGGGTTCTGCTCGAGGAAGTAGTCGAGGCCGATCTTACCGTTTTCAAGTACGTCGAGTTCTAACCAGTGGTTGTGAACGCCGACTTTCATACCGAAGGGCTTGACCAAAGCGGCGGAAGCGCGGCATGTGGCTACGTTCTTATCAACGTTAGCAACGGTACCCCATTCACCCACACCACCAATGAGATAGTTGTAGCCAAGGGTCTTGGCAGTGGCGACTATCTCATCAACGGCATCACTAGTAAACTCAATACCGCTATGCGCTGAGGAGCAGACCAGTCCATACTCGTCCAGCCAGTTCTTGACTTCAGTGGTTGGGAAGCCATGAAGACCGGCAGTCTCAACGCCAGTGTAGCCGATGTCGGCGAGTGTTTTAAGTGCGCCGCGGAAATCTTTCTCTGCGTACTCTCTTACTGTGTACAGTTGAATGCTAATAGGGATCATTTAAGTTCCTTCCTTATGTAATGATAATGTCGATCAAAACGTGTAGGCTTTGGCTATTGTACCTTCTTCACTTGCTTGTGCCATCAATATCCGCACTTGATATTGAAGGACACCAAAATTTCTCGATAAAACCGACTACCAGCGCTGTCCCCTGTTCATGACTGACATAGGGCGGCATTGCGGGGCTGTACATGGTATCGGTCATGTCACGGACGAGAGCAATGTTGACGCCCCATTTAACCATTTGGTGAATGCCAAAGGAGCGTTCGAGCACGCACATGTTCGTCGCCACACCCATGATGAGCACCTGCTTGATGCCTTTGTTCTTAAGCACGCTGTAGACCTCAGTACCTTTGTCGGTGATGAAGTCTTTGTTTTGGTTGATCTCAATCGTTGCGATTTGGCGCTTCCAAGGCATGCCGCCCATGTCATCAGTATCCGAGCCGCCATCGGATGCGTCGATTGGTTGGGGCGGGTTACCGTGCTTGATTTCAGGGGGCGGAGGCGCTTGCGGCATTTCAACCGTCATGATGCGCGCTTGG contains the following coding sequences:
- a CDS encoding sugar phosphate isomerase/epimerase — its product is MIPISIQLYTVREYAEKDFRGALKTLADIGYTGVETAGLHGFPTTEVKNWLDEYGLVCSSAHSGIEFTSDAVDEIVATAKTLGYNYLIGGVGEWGTVANVDKNVATCRASAALVKPFGMKVGVHNHWLELDVLENGKIGLDYFLEQNPDAFSELDIYWACNFGLVDVPAFIARNKKDLDLLHIKDGTLERNIPHTAVGKGKVPIVDCLKAADPNVTKWAVVELDECATDMWQAVKDSYDFLTSTGLVSGNK
- a CDS encoding isochorismatase family protein — its product is MTLKMRSQVLEKNDKGYKVWRVIEKPKVVKGEETAIIITDMWDRHWSRAMNERVAALAPKMNELIKKARAAGVIIIHCPSDCTDFYANDQARIMTVEMPQAPPPPEIKHGNPPQPIDASDGGSDTDDMGGMPWKRQIATIEINQNKDFITDKGTEVYSVLKNKGIKQVLIMGVATNMCVLERSFGIHQMVKWGVNIALVRDMTDTMYSPAMPPYVSHEQGTALVVGFIEKFWCPSISSADIDGTSK